One genomic window of Globicephala melas chromosome 8, mGloMel1.2, whole genome shotgun sequence includes the following:
- the UCP3 gene encoding putative mitochondrial transporter UCP3 isoform X1 yields the protein MVGLKPSEVPPTTAVKFLGAGTAACFADLLTFPLDTAKVRLQIQGENQAARSAQYRGVLGTILTMVRTEGPRSPYKGLVAGLQRQMSFASVRIGLYDSVKQFYTPKGSDHCSITTRILAGCTTGAMAVTCAQPTDVVKIRFQASVHTGPGSNRKYSGTMDAYRTIAREEGVRGLWKGTLPNITRNAIINCAEMVTYDIIKEKLLNYHLLTDDFPCHFVSAFGAGFCATVVASPVDVVKTRYMNSPPGQYRSPFDCMLKMVTQEGPTAFYKGFTPSFLRLGAWNVVMFVTYEQLKRALMKVQVLRESPF from the exons ATGGTTGGACTGAAGCCTTCAGAGGTGCCTCCCACAACGGCTGTGAAGTTCCTGGGGGCGGGCACAGCGGCCTGCTTTGCTGACCTCCTCACCTTTCCACTGGACACGGCAAAGGTCCGCCTGCAG ATCCAGGGGGAAAACCAGGCGGCCCGGAGCGCGCAGTACCGCGGGGTGCTGGGCACCATCCTGACCATGGTGCGCACCGAGGGCCCCCGCAGCCCCTACAAAGGGCTGGTCGCCGGCCTGCAACGCCAGATGAGCTTCGCCTCCGTCCGCATCGGCCTCTATGACTCCGTCAAGCAGTTCTACACCCCCAAGGGATCGGACC ACTGCAGCATCACTACCCGGATTTTGGCGGGCTGCACCACCGGGGCCATGGCAGTGACCTGTGCCCAGCCCACAGATGTGGTGAAGATCCGATTTCAGGCCAGCGTGCACACTGGGCCCGGGAGCAATAGGAAGTACAGCGGGACAATGGATGCCTACAGGACCATCGCCAGGGAGGAAGGGGTTCGGGGCCTGTGGAAAG GAACTCTGCCCAACATCACGAGGAATGCCATCATCAACTGTGCTGAGATGGTGACCTACGACATCATCAAGGAGAAGCTGCTAAACTACCACCTGCTCACCG ACGACTTCCCCTGCCACTTCGTCTCTGCCTTTGGAGCTGGCTTCTGTGCCACAGTGGTGGCCTCCCCAGTGGACGTGGTGAAGACCCGATATATGAACTCACCCCCAGGCCAGTACCGCAGCCCCTTCGACTGTATGCTGAAGATGGtgacccaggagggccccacagcCTTCTATAAGGG ATTTACACCCTCATTTTTGCGTTTGGGAGCCTGGAATGTGGTGATGTTCGTCACCTACGAGCAACTGAAACGGGCCTTGATGAAAGTCCAGGTGCTACGGGAATCTCCATTTTGA
- the UCP3 gene encoding putative mitochondrial transporter UCP3 isoform X4 yields the protein MVGLKPSEVPPTTAVKFLGAGTAACFADLLTFPLDTAKVRLQIQGENQAARSAQYRGVLGTILTMVRTEGPRSPYKGLVAGLQRQMSFASVRIGLYDSVKQFYTPKGSDRTLPNITRNAIINCAEMVTYDIIKEKLLNYHLLTDDFPCHFVSAFGAGFCATVVASPVDVVKTRYMNSPPGQYRSPFDCMLKMVTQEGPTAFYKGFTPSFLRLGAWNVVMFVTYEQLKRALMKVQVLRESPF from the exons ATGGTTGGACTGAAGCCTTCAGAGGTGCCTCCCACAACGGCTGTGAAGTTCCTGGGGGCGGGCACAGCGGCCTGCTTTGCTGACCTCCTCACCTTTCCACTGGACACGGCAAAGGTCCGCCTGCAG ATCCAGGGGGAAAACCAGGCGGCCCGGAGCGCGCAGTACCGCGGGGTGCTGGGCACCATCCTGACCATGGTGCGCACCGAGGGCCCCCGCAGCCCCTACAAAGGGCTGGTCGCCGGCCTGCAACGCCAGATGAGCTTCGCCTCCGTCCGCATCGGCCTCTATGACTCCGTCAAGCAGTTCTACACCCCCAAGGGATCGGACC GAACTCTGCCCAACATCACGAGGAATGCCATCATCAACTGTGCTGAGATGGTGACCTACGACATCATCAAGGAGAAGCTGCTAAACTACCACCTGCTCACCG ACGACTTCCCCTGCCACTTCGTCTCTGCCTTTGGAGCTGGCTTCTGTGCCACAGTGGTGGCCTCCCCAGTGGACGTGGTGAAGACCCGATATATGAACTCACCCCCAGGCCAGTACCGCAGCCCCTTCGACTGTATGCTGAAGATGGtgacccaggagggccccacagcCTTCTATAAGGG ATTTACACCCTCATTTTTGCGTTTGGGAGCCTGGAATGTGGTGATGTTCGTCACCTACGAGCAACTGAAACGGGCCTTGATGAAAGTCCAGGTGCTACGGGAATCTCCATTTTGA
- the UCP3 gene encoding putative mitochondrial transporter UCP3 isoform X2: protein MVGLKPSEVPPTTAVKFLGAGTAACFADLLTFPLDTAKVRLQIQGENQAARSAQYRGVLGTILTMVRTEGPRSPYKGLVAGLQRQMSFASVRIGLYDSVKQFYTPKGSDRDITTRILAGCTTGAMAVTCAQPTDVVKIRFQASVHTGPGSNRKYSGTMDAYRTIAREEGVRGLWKGTLPNITRNAIINCAEMVTYDIIKEKLLNYHLLTDDFPCHFVSAFGAGFCATVVASPVDVVKTRYMNSPPGQYRSPFDCMLKMVTQEGPTAFYKGFTPSFLRLGAWNVVMFVTYEQLKRALMKVQVLRESPF, encoded by the exons ATGGTTGGACTGAAGCCTTCAGAGGTGCCTCCCACAACGGCTGTGAAGTTCCTGGGGGCGGGCACAGCGGCCTGCTTTGCTGACCTCCTCACCTTTCCACTGGACACGGCAAAGGTCCGCCTGCAG ATCCAGGGGGAAAACCAGGCGGCCCGGAGCGCGCAGTACCGCGGGGTGCTGGGCACCATCCTGACCATGGTGCGCACCGAGGGCCCCCGCAGCCCCTACAAAGGGCTGGTCGCCGGCCTGCAACGCCAGATGAGCTTCGCCTCCGTCCGCATCGGCCTCTATGACTCCGTCAAGCAGTTCTACACCCCCAAGGGATCGGACCGTGA CATCACTACCCGGATTTTGGCGGGCTGCACCACCGGGGCCATGGCAGTGACCTGTGCCCAGCCCACAGATGTGGTGAAGATCCGATTTCAGGCCAGCGTGCACACTGGGCCCGGGAGCAATAGGAAGTACAGCGGGACAATGGATGCCTACAGGACCATCGCCAGGGAGGAAGGGGTTCGGGGCCTGTGGAAAG GAACTCTGCCCAACATCACGAGGAATGCCATCATCAACTGTGCTGAGATGGTGACCTACGACATCATCAAGGAGAAGCTGCTAAACTACCACCTGCTCACCG ACGACTTCCCCTGCCACTTCGTCTCTGCCTTTGGAGCTGGCTTCTGTGCCACAGTGGTGGCCTCCCCAGTGGACGTGGTGAAGACCCGATATATGAACTCACCCCCAGGCCAGTACCGCAGCCCCTTCGACTGTATGCTGAAGATGGtgacccaggagggccccacagcCTTCTATAAGGG ATTTACACCCTCATTTTTGCGTTTGGGAGCCTGGAATGTGGTGATGTTCGTCACCTACGAGCAACTGAAACGGGCCTTGATGAAAGTCCAGGTGCTACGGGAATCTCCATTTTGA
- the UCP3 gene encoding putative mitochondrial transporter UCP3 isoform X3, whose product MVGLKPSEVPPTTAVKFLGAGTAACFADLLTFPLDTAKVRLQIQGENQAARSAQYRGVLGTILTMVRTEGPRSPYKGLVAGLQRQMSFASVRIGLYDSVKQFYTPKGSDHCSITTRILAGCTTGAMAVTCAQPTDVVKIRFQASVHTGPGSNRKYSGTMDAYRTIAREEGVRGLWKDDFPCHFVSAFGAGFCATVVASPVDVVKTRYMNSPPGQYRSPFDCMLKMVTQEGPTAFYKGFTPSFLRLGAWNVVMFVTYEQLKRALMKVQVLRESPF is encoded by the exons ATGGTTGGACTGAAGCCTTCAGAGGTGCCTCCCACAACGGCTGTGAAGTTCCTGGGGGCGGGCACAGCGGCCTGCTTTGCTGACCTCCTCACCTTTCCACTGGACACGGCAAAGGTCCGCCTGCAG ATCCAGGGGGAAAACCAGGCGGCCCGGAGCGCGCAGTACCGCGGGGTGCTGGGCACCATCCTGACCATGGTGCGCACCGAGGGCCCCCGCAGCCCCTACAAAGGGCTGGTCGCCGGCCTGCAACGCCAGATGAGCTTCGCCTCCGTCCGCATCGGCCTCTATGACTCCGTCAAGCAGTTCTACACCCCCAAGGGATCGGACC ACTGCAGCATCACTACCCGGATTTTGGCGGGCTGCACCACCGGGGCCATGGCAGTGACCTGTGCCCAGCCCACAGATGTGGTGAAGATCCGATTTCAGGCCAGCGTGCACACTGGGCCCGGGAGCAATAGGAAGTACAGCGGGACAATGGATGCCTACAGGACCATCGCCAGGGAGGAAGGGGTTCGGGGCCTGTGGAAAG ACGACTTCCCCTGCCACTTCGTCTCTGCCTTTGGAGCTGGCTTCTGTGCCACAGTGGTGGCCTCCCCAGTGGACGTGGTGAAGACCCGATATATGAACTCACCCCCAGGCCAGTACCGCAGCCCCTTCGACTGTATGCTGAAGATGGtgacccaggagggccccacagcCTTCTATAAGGG ATTTACACCCTCATTTTTGCGTTTGGGAGCCTGGAATGTGGTGATGTTCGTCACCTACGAGCAACTGAAACGGGCCTTGATGAAAGTCCAGGTGCTACGGGAATCTCCATTTTGA